The proteins below come from a single Tiliqua scincoides isolate rTilSci1 chromosome 16, rTilSci1.hap2, whole genome shotgun sequence genomic window:
- the ANGPTL2 gene encoding angiopoietin-related protein 2, which translates to MERTMKAAVCLLLMAVVGVHTSKTQDFEGSEEGEEQEFIYTNRYKRSSEVQDKCTYTFIVPQQKVTGAICVNSKEPEVVLESRVNKQELELLNNELLKQKRQIETLQQLVEVDGGIVNEVKLLRKESRNMNSRVTQLYMQLLHEIIRKRDNALELSQLENKILNQTADMLQLANRYKDLEHKYQHLISIAHNQSIVIAQLEEHCQRTSPVRPIPQPPPPPNRVYQPPTYNRIINQISTNEIQSDQNLKVLPPTLPTMPSVTSIPTSTDKPSGPWRDCLQALEDGHDTSSIYLVKPENANRLMQVWCDQRHDPGGWTVIQRRLDGSVNFFRNWETYKQGFGNIDGEYWLGLENIYWLTNQGNYKLLITMEDWSGRKVFAEYASFRLEPESEYYKLRLGRYNGNAGDSFTWHNGKQFTTLDRDHDVYTGNCAHYQKGGWWYNACAHSNLNGVWYRGGHYRSRYQDGVYWAEFRGGSYSLKKVVMMIRPNPNTFH; encoded by the exons ATGGAAAGGACCATGAAGGCAGCTGTTTGCTTGTTGCTAATGGCTGTCGTGGGAGTTCACACCAGCAAGACCCAAGATTTTGAAGGCAgcgaagagggggaggaacaagaaTTCATTTACACCAACAGATACAAGCGTTCCAGTGAAGTGCAAGACAAGTGCACCTACACCTTCATTGTACCTCAGCAGAAAGTGACGGGAGCCATCTGCGTGAATTCCAAAGAACCTGAGGTTGTACTTGAAAGCAGGGTCAATAAGCAGGAATTAGAGCTGCTGAACAACGAGCTGCTAAAGCAGAAGCGGCAAATAGAAACCCTTCAGCAGCTGGTGGAGGTAGATGGGGGGATTGTGAACGAGGTGAAGCTCTTACGGAAGGAGAGCCGGAACATGAACTCGCGGGTCACGCAGCTGTACATGCAGCTCCTGCACGAAATCATCCGGAAACGGGACAATGCCTTGGAACTTTCCCAGCTGGAAAACAAGATCCTGAACCAGACTGCGGACATGCTGCAGCTGGCAAACAGGTATAAAGACCTGGAGCACAAGTACCAGCATTTGATATCCATCGCCCACAACCAGTCCATCGTTATTGCACAGCTGGAAGAGCACTGCCAAAGGACGTCACCCGTCAGGCCAATCCCCCAACCTCCACCGCCGCCAAACCGAGTCTACCAGCCTCCCACTTACAATCGCATCATTAACCAAATATCTACTAACGAGATCCAGAGTGATCAGAATTTAAAGGTTCTGCCACCCACTCTCCCAACAATGCCATCAGTTACTAGCATTCCAACCTCCACTGACAAGCCATCAG GTCCCTGGAGAGACTGTCTGCAGGCTTTAGAAGATGGCCATGACACCAGTTCCATATACCTTGTGAAACCTGAAAATGCAAACCGACTAATGCAGGTCTGGTGTGATCAGCGACACGATCCTGGCGGCTGGACAGTCATTCAGAGGCGGCTGGATGGCTCTGTCAACTTTTTCAGGAATTGGGAGACTTACaag CAAGGGTTTGGTAACATAGATGGAGAATACTGGTTGGGCTTAGAAAATATTTATTGGCTAACTAATCAAGGCAACTACAAATTGCTGATCACAATGGAAGACTGGTCAGGTCGTAAAGTGTTTGCGGAATATGCCAGTTTCCGACTGGAGCCAGAGAGTGAGTACTACAAGCTGCGACTGGGCCGCTACAATGGCAACGCTGGAGACTCCTTCACATGGCACAATGGAAAGCAATTCACCACACTGGACAGGGACCATGATGTATATACAG GTAACTGTGCTCATTACCAGAAAGGAGGATGGTGGTATAACGCATGCGCACATTCTAACCTCAATGGTGTCTGGTACCGAGGAGGCCACTACCGGAGTCGATACCAAGATGGCGTCTACTGGGCTGAGTTCCGGGGGGGCTCCTATTCGCTAAAGAAAGTTGTCATGATGATCAGACCTAATCCCAACACGTTCCACTGA